Proteins encoded within one genomic window of Acinetobacter sp. WCHA55:
- the kdgD gene encoding 5-dehydro-4-deoxyglucarate dehydratase yields the protein MEAIELKSIISDGLLSFPVTDFDKNGDFNKATYAKRLEWLAPYGASALFAAGGTGEFFSLTGNEYSEVIKTAVDTCKGSVPIIAGAGGPTRQAIAQAQEAERLGAQGILLMPHYLTEASQEGLIEHVKQVCNSVDFGVIFYNRSVSLLNLDSLQQLTEACPNLIGFKDSSGQIDMMTGITQTVGDRLSYLGGLPTAEVFAAPYKALGCPVYSSAVFNFIPKTAMEFYNAIRANDTATTDRLIKDFFLPLIQIRDRKAGYGVSMIKAGAKISGYDAGPVRPPLSDLTPKDYEDLAALIATLGPQ from the coding sequence ATGGAAGCAATTGAGTTAAAGAGTATTATTTCTGACGGTTTACTTTCTTTCCCAGTAACTGACTTTGACAAAAATGGTGATTTCAACAAAGCAACCTATGCAAAGCGTTTAGAGTGGTTAGCACCTTACGGTGCAAGTGCACTTTTTGCTGCGGGTGGTACAGGCGAGTTTTTCTCATTAACTGGCAATGAATATTCAGAAGTCATCAAGACTGCGGTGGATACTTGTAAGGGCAGTGTGCCAATTATTGCAGGTGCGGGTGGTCCAACTCGTCAAGCGATTGCACAAGCACAAGAAGCTGAACGTTTAGGTGCGCAAGGTATTCTTTTAATGCCGCACTACTTAACAGAAGCAAGCCAAGAAGGTTTGATCGAACACGTTAAACAAGTGTGTAACTCTGTAGACTTCGGTGTCATTTTCTATAACCGTAGCGTATCTCTTTTAAATCTTGATTCATTACAACAATTAACAGAAGCATGTCCTAACCTGATTGGTTTCAAAGACAGTTCTGGTCAAATCGATATGATGACCGGTATTACCCAAACTGTAGGTGACCGTTTGTCTTATTTAGGTGGTTTACCAACAGCGGAAGTATTTGCTGCACCGTATAAAGCATTAGGTTGCCCAGTATATTCATCGGCAGTATTTAACTTTATTCCAAAAACTGCAATGGAGTTCTATAACGCAATTCGTGCGAATGACACTGCAACGACTGACCGCTTAATTAAAGATTTCTTCCTTCCTTTAATTCAAATCCGTGATCGTAAAGCAGGTTATGGCGTAAGTATGATTAAAGCAGGCGCGAAAATTAGTGGTTATGATGCTGGTCCTGTACGTCCACCATTAAGTGATTTAACTCCGAAAGACTACGAAGATTTAGCTGCATTAATTGCAACTTTAGGTCCGCAATAA
- a CDS encoding aldehyde dehydrogenase (NADP(+)), with protein MAINNGKQFINGQRVATHAPAIESINATDYQLTGYVYSQATLEEVDAAAKAADAAFAVYSQTTQGQRAEFLEEIAVQIEALGPKLQEVASLETGLPLARLQGETGRVTGQLRLFAQLLRRGDFYAARIDPALPERKPMPRVDIRQYKVALGPVAVFGASNFPLAFSTAGGDIVAALAAGCPVVFKAHSGHMATAELVGEAIEKAVVNCRMPAGTFNMIFGGRIGADLVAHPLIQAVGFTGSLEGGMALYNIAQNRPQPIPVFAEMSSVNPVVVMPQALAARGVQIAQETVASFNMGCGQFCTKPGLILGVKSPEFDQFVAGLIAHTQQAVPQVMLNPGTLKSYQQGVAELKTEAGFELIAQGQEATLISQASANLFQADQSVLLSGNAKLQHEVFGPMSIVIAVDDEATLLQGLEQLAGQLTATIIGEDAELATAHQLLALFTRKAGRVLFNGFPTGVEVCDAMVHGGPFPATSDARGTSVGTGAIERFMRPVCYQNTPQVLLPDALKDENPLQINRLINGALTKAAV; from the coding sequence ATGGCAATTAATAATGGTAAACAATTTATCAATGGTCAGCGTGTTGCTACGCATGCACCTGCAATTGAAAGTATTAACGCAACAGACTACCAGTTAACGGGCTATGTCTACAGCCAAGCAACACTTGAAGAAGTGGATGCTGCTGCTAAAGCTGCAGATGCTGCATTTGCTGTGTACAGCCAAACGACTCAAGGTCAACGTGCTGAGTTTTTAGAAGAAATTGCAGTACAAATTGAAGCTTTGGGTCCAAAGCTACAAGAAGTGGCTTCTTTAGAAACAGGTTTACCTTTGGCTCGTTTGCAAGGTGAAACGGGTCGTGTAACGGGTCAATTGCGTTTATTTGCTCAATTGTTACGTCGCGGTGATTTTTATGCTGCGCGTATTGATCCAGCTTTGCCTGAACGTAAACCAATGCCTCGCGTTGATATTCGTCAATACAAAGTGGCTTTAGGTCCAGTCGCTGTGTTTGGTGCAAGTAACTTCCCATTGGCATTTTCGACTGCGGGTGGTGACATAGTTGCTGCATTAGCTGCGGGATGTCCTGTGGTATTTAAGGCACATTCGGGTCATATGGCAACTGCTGAACTGGTGGGTGAAGCCATCGAAAAAGCCGTTGTAAATTGCAGAATGCCTGCTGGTACCTTCAACATGATTTTTGGTGGACGTATCGGTGCAGACTTGGTGGCACATCCCCTAATTCAAGCGGTTGGTTTTACAGGTTCGTTGGAAGGTGGTATGGCGCTGTATAACATTGCGCAAAACCGCCCACAGCCAATTCCTGTATTTGCTGAAATGTCGAGTGTGAACCCAGTGGTTGTAATGCCACAAGCCTTGGCAGCTCGTGGTGTACAAATTGCGCAAGAAACTGTGGCTTCATTTAACATGGGGTGTGGTCAATTCTGTACCAAACCGGGTCTTATTCTAGGGGTGAAAAGCCCTGAGTTTGACCAGTTTGTTGCAGGTTTGATTGCACATACTCAGCAAGCAGTTCCGCAAGTGATGTTGAATCCGGGAACTTTAAAAAGCTACCAACAAGGCGTGGCTGAATTAAAGACCGAAGCAGGTTTTGAATTGATTGCGCAAGGGCAGGAAGCAACCCTAATTTCACAAGCATCAGCGAATTTGTTCCAAGCCGATCAAAGTGTGTTGTTGTCGGGCAATGCTAAATTACAACATGAAGTGTTTGGCCCAATGTCGATTGTGATTGCTGTAGATGATGAAGCAACACTTTTACAAGGTCTGGAACAATTGGCAGGTCAATTGACTGCAACCATTATTGGTGAAGATGCTGAACTTGCAACAGCGCATCAATTATTGGCATTGTTTACTCGTAAAGCAGGTCGTGTGTTGTTTAACGGCTTCCCGACAGGGGTAGAAGTGTGTGATGCCATGGTACATGGCGGTCCATTCCCTGCAACCAGCGATGCGCGTGGCACATCGGTCGGTACAGGAGCAATTGAACGCTTCATGCGTCCAGTATGCTACCAAAATACCCCGCAGGTGTTATTACCAGATGCGTTAAAAGATGAAAATCCTTTACAGATTAATCGCTTGATTAATGGTGCACTAACCAAAGCAGCAGTGTAA
- a CDS encoding MFS transporter, translating to MENLQTQSAATVATAKHTKTRYFILAMIFIVTSLNYGDRATLSMAASPMTQELGIDSVTMGYIFSAFAWAYVIGQIPGGWLLDKYGARKVYFASIFLWSFFTVLIGFSDIFGSTGAVISVLFLLRFLVGLSESPAFPGNSQIVAAWFPTKERGTAAAIFNSAQYFATVIFAPFMGWLVAQVHWQSIFWIMGGLGIVVSFIWLKVIYSPVNHPSLNPAEFDYIKQGGGLVNMGEDKQNSEKKKTSFADIKQLVSSRMLLGIFIAQYCINCLTYFFLTWFPVYLVKERHMTILQAGFAAVAPALCGFIGGILGGLVSDKLIKMNRSVTFARKLPIILGLFLSTSIVICNYVESHTAIIFFMSLAFFGKGFGSLGWAVMSDVAPKEMIGLSGGLFNTFGNTAGIVIPIVIGYIISSTGSFNNALVFVGIHAVIALLCYLLMVGKIERFQLKTTTN from the coding sequence ATGGAAAACTTACAAACGCAAAGCGCCGCTACAGTTGCAACGGCCAAACATACCAAGACCCGCTACTTCATTTTAGCGATGATCTTTATTGTCACCTCACTCAATTATGGTGATCGTGCCACCCTTTCTATGGCTGCTTCACCAATGACACAAGAGTTGGGAATTGACTCTGTGACCATGGGCTATATTTTTTCTGCATTCGCATGGGCCTATGTGATTGGTCAGATTCCTGGAGGTTGGCTACTCGATAAATACGGTGCGCGAAAAGTTTATTTTGCCAGTATTTTTTTATGGTCATTCTTCACAGTTTTAATTGGTTTTTCGGATATTTTCGGCAGTACTGGCGCTGTTATTAGTGTCCTGTTTTTATTACGCTTCCTTGTTGGCTTATCTGAAAGCCCTGCTTTTCCAGGCAATAGCCAGATTGTGGCAGCATGGTTCCCCACCAAAGAACGCGGTACAGCAGCCGCCATCTTTAACTCTGCACAGTATTTTGCAACCGTGATCTTTGCTCCATTTATGGGCTGGTTAGTTGCTCAAGTTCATTGGCAATCCATTTTCTGGATTATGGGTGGCCTTGGTATTGTTGTATCGTTTATTTGGCTAAAAGTGATTTATAGCCCAGTCAACCATCCGAGCTTAAATCCTGCTGAATTTGATTACATCAAACAAGGTGGTGGTTTAGTGAACATGGGTGAAGATAAGCAAAATAGCGAAAAGAAAAAGACCTCTTTTGCCGATATTAAGCAATTGGTTTCTTCGCGTATGTTATTGGGTATTTTTATCGCTCAATATTGTATTAACTGTTTGACCTACTTCTTCTTAACTTGGTTCCCTGTGTACCTCGTTAAAGAACGTCATATGACGATCTTACAAGCAGGTTTTGCAGCTGTTGCACCAGCACTCTGTGGTTTTATCGGCGGTATTTTGGGTGGTTTAGTTTCAGACAAATTAATCAAAATGAATCGTTCTGTAACTTTCGCTCGTAAATTACCAATTATTCTGGGTCTATTCTTATCTACCAGCATCGTAATTTGTAACTATGTTGAATCACACACAGCCATTATTTTCTTCATGTCTTTAGCCTTCTTTGGTAAAGGATTTGGTTCACTTGGTTGGGCGGTCATGTCTGACGTTGCACCTAAGGAAATGATTGGTTTATCTGGTGGTTTATTCAATACCTTTGGTAACACTGCGGGTATCGTAATTCCAATCGTGATTGGTTACATCATTAGTTCAACAGGATCATTCAACAATGCCTTGGTATTCGTGGGTATTCACGCTGTGATTGCACTACTTTGCTACTTACTGATGGTAGGCAAGATCGAACGTTTCCAATTGAAAACCACTACAAACTAA